The Dehalococcoidia bacterium sequence AAGTGACGGCGGTTATAGAGGCCGGTCAGCTCATCGGTTAGGGATAGCTCTTTTGTTCTCTGGAGCAGCAGGGCGTTTTCTATGCCCACTGCTATCTCGGTGCCGATTGCTGAGAGCAGGTCCAGCTCATCGGGGCTGAACCGGTGCTCGCGGCGGTCGGCGATTACCAGTGAACCCAGTGGCGTGCCCCTGGACCAGAGGGGTACCGTGACGTATGCCTGCAACCCATCCTTTTTCATTGCGGCTATAACTGTGTCGAGATTAGTCTTTTTGAACACCTTTTCCAGTTCAAGGACGGGCTGATGGCACTCAATCGCCAGCTTGATTTCCTCGTCATCCAGCTTCATGAGTCCGATGCTGCCAATACAATCCTGGGACAAACCGCTGTGTGCCTTGAGGGTGAGCGTACCAACCTGCATGTCTGAGAAGTAGATGTAGCCGACATCGGTATTCATTACATCGAGCGTCGCTTTTAAGCTCTGGTTTAAGAGCTTATCCATGTCGAGGGAACGGCTTGCCGCCTGGGCGACGGTATAGAGAGCGTGCACCCTCCTGGCGTAGCGCTCGACCTCCTGCTCCGCCCGCTTGCGCTCGGTGATGTCGCGGGTAATGCCGCGGAAGCCGGCAGGATCACCGTTGGGGTCAAACCTCAGTGATATGGATGCCTCAACGAACCTCTTGGTTCCATCTTTCCTGATAATCTCCCAATCGAATGCTTTGGCCGGTTGCTCGGTCCGGTATACGTTGTTAAAAATTTTATATAATGCCCTGGCGGTCTCCCTATCCATAAACTCACGGTTATTCATGCCTATCAATTCATCTCTCGGATATCCAAGAATGGTGCATAATGAATCATTGAAAAAGGTTAAGTTTCCAGTAATATCAATCTCGAAATAGCTGTCCTCTATGTTCTCGAGGATCGTTCGATATTTCTCCTCGCTCTCCCGCAGCGTGTCCTCCGCCCACCTGCGCTCGGTTATATCGATGAACAATCCAGTAACGCCGATTACACGATTCCCCTCAAAGACGGGATGGTTGGAAGAACGCACCCAGCGGATTTCACCTGACTTGGTCACAACCCGAAACTCACCTGTCGTGGTATTTCCGGAGAGGGTGTTCATGAAACCCTCTATAGCGGATTGAAAGTCCTCCTGATACATGAAATCGGCGAATGAGTTGCGACTCAACTCGGAAGGAGTGTATCCCAGGACTGATTCAATCACGGGGCTAATATATGTAATTACTCCGCTCGCATCTACTGAGTAGATGACATCGCTTATGTTCTCCACCAGGTCTCGGTACTTTACCTCGCTCTCCCTAAGCGCCTCCTCCGCCTGCATGCGCTCGGTTACGTCACGGACTATGGCAACGAATCCGGTGGGATTTCCCGGCATATCACGCATCACGCCGATGCTTAGATCAGCATCGTATACTCTACCATTTGTGGGAGAGACATTATAAAGCATCCCTTCTGCGCTGGTTTCCCTTTTAAGTACCCTCTCACCTATATCTATGGTCTTATCACGGTCTTTAGTCGATAAAAGACGCAAGCCATCTTGACCAACAAGCTCTTCCCTGCTCAACCCGGACATGGAAAGTAATGCCTGATTCACGTTTACAATTATTCCTTTCAGATCGGTGATGACAACCCCTTCGCTCATGGATTCAAATATAACGCGCAGTTTCTCCTCGCTCTCCCTCAGCTCCTCCTCCCCCCGCTTGCGCTCCTCCTTCGCCTGCTCCAACTCGGCGATTCGCTGGCGCATTTCTGCCAGTTCATTTACAAGGTGTTCTTTGATCTCCGTCTGCTTTTTCATTGGCTTACTTATCATGTCTGCGCTCGATGTCCTTATATCTGTATAGTACCTATCGGCTAACCTTGCTCGCCTCGCTCTTAATTCTTTCTATGTCTTCCGGAGTGAATAATCTCCATCCCCTTCTGTCTTTAATAGCCATATCCTCTATAACTCCCTCCCTGAGCCAGCGGAAGAAGGTAGCTTGGCTTATGCCCGCCAGCTTGCAGGCTTCTAAAGTCCGGAAGTAAGTTTGACCGTTAATCATTGTTGGCATGTCTAGTACCCTTAACCTATGTTAAGATAGCTTATTTGTTTCCAAAAAAAACTTCTTACGGGAAAGGCTGTGACTAACTCATTCTCCTGCAGCCTGGCTATCCTGGCTTTACAGCCTTAGATCCGTGGCTTTGCGTTACCACCTTTCGTCGGTTTTGTTATTATCGAAAATTTTCAAACAGCGTTTTGTCTGTCTGCTCTACTATATAATATTATAGCAAAATTGTTATTTATACCATAGGTTTATGTTTTTGTCAAGTGATTATAGCCGACGGTACTCTTGCGTACAGGTTGGCATAACATGAGGGCAAATGTTATACTCGTGTTAAGGTCAGGGGTATATGACTGTAGTGATAGAGATATTTACCAGTATTGGTTTTTATATTTTATCAAAGGTATGGGGGCGGATGGCTAAAGAACTATACGCCCAAGCCATACAGGATATTTTGGAGAATTGTAAGATTGATGGTTTATTTAATCCTATCCACGACATAGGTCATGTTTATTGGGCAATTAAAATTCATACAGGCAAGACAAAATGGTATTTAAAGTATATAAATACAAATAGAGAGGATTTTAAAATATCATGTCTTGTTAGATATACTAATGATAGAGGTGATGACTATAGTTCAGATGCATACGAAGTTAGTAATGGTTGGGGTAGGAAGAAATCTGAATTTAATATACAACAAAACTCAACCATAACTATAGCTATAGTAAGGAGCAAATATAATGCCTTTCTCTATCCACTCTCACGTAGTTTTGCCGATAGTGCTTTAGATTTTGATTATAATATAACTCTTATTTTCCGTATATTATTAAATCAAAAAGATGTAATACCAGAAAGCACTAAGAATATATTTTATATACGAAATGGCGAGTTAAATGTTTTGTAAATTCTGCAAATCACCTAGTACTACTAAATACGGCTTTACGGCTGGCACTCAATATTACTGGTGCAAAGCGTGTAAGCGTAAATTCGCTGGCACTCTAGCACCGGAGGGGATGCGGTTCACTACTGAGACAATCGGTGAATCACTAGGACTATTCTATGATGGGCTATCGCTGGCAGATATTAGCAGACACCTTGTCGCTACTGAGGGAATCATTGTTGACCCTGCTACAGTATGGCGATGGATTATTAAGTATTCCAAGAAATCTGAGAGCATCTTGAATAAATTAGAGGTTAAATCATCGTGGCGATGGGTAATTGACGAAACTATGATTTCAGTAGCAGGGGGAAAACTCTGGCTATGGGATGTTATCGATTCAAGGAGTCGCTTCTTACTAGCTACACATATAACTAAAAGCCGTGATATGCGGTCTGCCGTAGCGGTATTGTCTGAAGCGTACAATCGTGTAATAGGTCTACCTAAACAGATAGTATCGGACGGTATGCCTGCATATCCAGATGCAATTGAGAGAGTATTTGGTGCTGATAGTGAGCATATAAGGGCAAAGGGGCTTACAGCAGAGGTAAATACCAATATAATCGAGAGATTTCAAGGAACGGTCAAGGAGAGAACGAAGGTTTTTAGGGGATTAAAGACATTGGAATCTGCCATAGCTATCTCTGAAGGATTTATTATTCACTACAATTTCCTGCGACCCCACATGACATTGAAGGGTAAAACGCCAGCAGTATATGCTGGAATAAAATTACCGTTTAGCACATGGATAGGATTAGTGGAATATTTAGGGAGGGATATTTAATGTCCTTACTTCTACTTGTTTAGGCATTAATAGTTATTCAGTATAAAATTTGACCTCAAGACACTTCAATATTTTCTTTACGGTTTCAACTTCTGGCAGGTCATTTAACTTGACCCCTTCGCTTACCGCAAGCAAATCAATCCCTATCGGCAACCCAGGGTTAAGGGTATAATCAATAAGGCGGTTATCATCGAGTTCCTTTGTATACCCGACAGGCTCATCTATAAACTGAATATAAACGGCATCAGCTACTGGATCACTTTCTATGTGTAACATATTTGGCTTCATATTTAGCTCCTTTACCCTTTTTAACTAAAGGTAAATACATCAATTACAATAATTTTAGCAGAGGTGTCTTTCGTCTTAACCTTCATATTTCGACCATCCGGTAATTTACATACCCAAGCCGTTACACCCCTAACTTCGTATTTGTCGTTATTGTGTGACCTACAAAACGAGACATGGGTTTCTGTAAGACCCCGAGCATGCATTCGTGACCGTGCATAAGTAGTAAAATCAAGAGGTTTTTCAGGTGCCATAATCCTTTCATTCCCCCCCCCATTACAGTAACCATTTTATTCCCTGACACTCACCAAGTGCCCTTGACAAAGCACCTTCAATTAGTTTATGTTTATTTAATGGTAGTTATGGTTAGGGGTTTTAATTTGACAAGTAGCGTTCGGAATGACGACAGCTACCATTTTACCATCCACTCCAATTTATCAAACTACTGTTATTTAGTATAACACATTTGTCAAGTATTTCGTAGGGGTTAGCAACTAAACTTATAAAAACAACCTAAATGCAAGAGAACCTAGCCGACAGTTCTTTTGTATTGGTGTTGACATAAGTATTCGGTACGGGTAAACTATCCCTGAATACCCAAGCGATGGTATGGCACATTGATAGAGCTTGGCGAAGCATAGGAGCCTCAGTAAATGAGTTATCGCCAAGCGTAATTAAGCAGGTTCCCCACTCAAGGGGTCTTATTTGGATGCCAGTAAAAACGCTGCGATAGTAAAGGCTGAAGAAGCTGTCTTGTGTCCATCTAAATTATGGAGAAGGGGGGAGCAATGGGAACTCCTGTGGAGTTTTCCAAGTACGTAGAAGATGCAGCTTGGATGATTCAGAATGGTAAGTGCGGTGCTTGCGGGAAGAAGTTATCCTCCTGGAAAAAGAACCGTGGTACTTGGGGCGCTTGGCATCCTCACCATCGCATGCCTGTTCAATCGGGTGGTTTGGGAACCCTCGACAATTGTGTCCTTCTCTGTATAAATCCTCCGAACTGCAACCTTTATGTCGGGCATCAGGGGAATTACAGGAAGAAGTCTGTTGTTACAAAAAGGCGCTTCACCCATCGATATTATTAGATTTAAGATTATTGGTTCTCATATTTAACCCTCTTGCACTACATCCTTCCAACTCTTATTCCTCCAGGTCTATCTCTCCATACATTGATTTTGTCAGTTTAATATCCATCTTATTCTTCTTTATTTGTGTTCGCTTTGCTTCACGTTCTAACTCTTTATCTGCACCACGCAAACTCCTAATTGCTAAATGCTGTTGCCATATAACTGCTCCCAGAGAAATCTAAAAATCGTGAACCCAATCATTGCCCAATATTGCCAAGCTAGCCCCTACACATCCCACCCCTCAGCATCTGCCACCAAAGTCCCGTATGTAGCAGCAAATCCCATTACTACACCCATTGTCTTCAGAATTGACCACAATAGCTTCATTGTTACCCTCCAAGCACAGCTTGCCCAGAGGATAGCATCTATTCAACATCAATGCAAAAGCCCCCTTTATGCTTAAAAATAATGTGCCTAATCAACCATAAATGAACAACCTAGCCGCCGGGCGCATAAGTGACACCTCACCGCTGGCACACTATCGCGGTCACTATGCGTGTCCTGATCTTGGACGAATAGATCTCAATCTCAGGGATGGGGTTGCTTCGCCTGCGGCTGGCAATGACAGGGGTCCGAGTATCCGCTCTGCCCTACCCGCAAATCAGCCATTAGCCAATAACCTAATACGACATGGGTGAAGTTGCTGTAGCACACTGCTATTGACAAATCGCGGGAAGCATGGTAAATTTAAGTGTAAATAGGTGTAAATAAGATAAAATTATCATATCATGTGTGGAAGTATTTAAGGGGGTTGGTTTTATGAGCGATTTAATGACTACCAAGGAAGCGGCGGAGTATCTAAAACTGAACTATATGACAGTGTATAAATTGTCGCAGAGAGGCCGCATCCCTGCATCCAAGATAGGGGGGAACTGGAGGTTCCGCAAGGACCTGCTGGATGACTGGATTGGCAAACAGGCGATGGTGGTTGAGGGCAATGTGCTCGTCGTGGATGATGACCCGGCAATACTAGAGGTGATTAGCGAGGTTATTACAAGGAAAGGGTTTAAGGCAGTGTGCGTGGGTAGTGGGGAGAAGGCCCTAGAGGAGTTGGATAAGCAGCGCTTCGATTTGATTTTCCTGGACCTGGTAATGCCGGGGATAAGCGGCGTGGAGGCCCTCTCTGCGATAAAGGCAAAGGATGATAAAGCCGTGGTGGTAATCGTAACCGGTCATGGGGATGACCCCATAGCCCTGGAAGCAATGTCGCTGGGGCCCTTGTTTCTGATTCGAAAGCCATTCCGGGTAAGTGATATAACTGAGGTTCTCAATGCCGTGGTCAGGGTGCGGCGATGAGTTGCAGGGAAGTGGTTAGGATGGATCTGGGGCATTGAGCGCCGTTTCTATAATCGTTTATCTCTTCAACTGGGTATCAGCCAGCAGCATCCCAATCTGGTCAAATCTCACCTGATAGGTAACTCTACGGGTAATGGATACTTCCAAATGAGCACTGTCATAGAGCTCATCCGTAAGGGCAGGAATAAAGAGTTCTGGCAGAAGTACTGTGGTTTCATCGATTTTAGCGTCGGTGAGTTCGTGGAAACCCAGGGTCATATGCTCCTGGAGCAGTTGCTCGGCTGGAGGATAACAAGGTGGTGCTCTCTGTTACCGACACCGGTGCTGGCATTCCAGATGCGAGCAAAGCCAAGATTTTCGATCCCTTCTTTGCCACAGAAGGTAATTATGGTATGGGGCTGAGTATAGCCTATGGTATTATCACCAGGCATGGCGGAAGCATCGATGTGGAAAGCGGCATCGGCTAGGGGGTGAAAAGATGAAAAAGGGGTTTTCCTCAATTATGATAGGTGATAGGAAGCAGCTTGATGGATAGCTATACTCGTAACAAGAGTGAAGGTATCCCCGCTAAGGCGAAGAGGGCAGAAGGGGCTCTGTGGGGGAGCGAGGAGCTTTACCGGACCATGTTTGAAACGGTCTCGGCATCCATGATGTTGATCGATAAGGACGGTCGAATAGTCGATGTCAGTACTTATCATGTATCCAGCATCGAAAAGGGTAAGATAGCTAGGGAGGACCTGGTGGGGGAGAACATTGTAACACACCCCACCGTTGTGGATGCCGGGCTTTCCGCTGAGTATAAGAGGGTGCTTGAAGGAGAGCCTTTTGAGCAAAAGGACGTGTATTTTCCCTCCTTAATGAGGGGGACTGATGGCTATTTCAACGTGAGAGGGGTACCCCTCTTCAAGGGCGATAATGTGATCGGTGCTATCATAACGCATGAGGAAATAACCGAGCGCAGGCGGGTGGAGGACACGCTGCGGGAGAGCGAGGCAAAGCTGCGCGTTATGTTTGAGTCCATTAGCGATGGGATAACCCTGACCGATTTGGAAGGCAATATTGTGGATCAAAATGGGGCAGCACTTAACATGTTCGGGTTCATTGGGAAGGAAGAAATTGTTGGGCAAAACGGACTTGAGCTTGTTGCTGAGAAAGACCGAACCAGGGCCAGGGAGAATAACAGGAGGATATTTACAGAGGGAAGTGGTGGTACCATAGAGTATACACTTCTGACTAAAGATGGGAGAGAATTCGAAGCCGAGTATAGCGGTGCTCTGGTACGTGATAGTGAGGGAAAGCCAGTGGGATTTATAGGCGTGGCCAGGGACATCACCCGGCGCAAGCTGGCGGATAAGGCGCTTAGGGAGAGCGAGGAGAAGCTGCGCCGCTTCATGGACTCATCAACCGACTTCTACACCATCTGGGATTCAGAGCTAAACCTGATTGATCTCAATGAGGCCTGCTTGAAGTATCCGTTGGTTAATCTTCCCCATGGGGCTAAGAAAGAGGACTTCACAGGGAAAAACATGCTGGAGCTGGAACCCGGTGTTAAGCAGAGAGGCAGATATGACCAGTACCTGGAGGTTATAAGGACAGGGAAGCCCTTCATCGCGGAGGACGTTATTCCTCGTCCCAACTTTGGTGATGTATATTTGGAGGTGAGGACTTTCAAGGTAGGCGATGGCCTGGGCATCGTTACCGAAGATATAACCGAGCGCAAGCATTCAGAGGAAGCGCTGCGTCAGTCAGAGAGGCTGAGGGCATTGGGTGAGATGGCTGCTGGGATGGCTCACGATTTCAACAACATCCTGGCCATCATCCTGGGCCGAGCACAGCTGGCTCTGCAGGATGTGGAGGATGACAAGCTGAGGAAGGGCATCCAGGTTATCGAGCAGACCGCCATCGACGCAGCTATAACGGTGCGCCGCCTCCGTGACTTCGCCGGGGCCAAGGTGGGGCGCGCTTTCGAGGTAGTGGACCTGAATCGACTGGTGGAGGGTGCCTTGCAGATGGTGGAACCCCGTCGAATGGAGATGGTGGAGACGGGGGGTGTAAAGATAGAGATAGGGGCTGATCTGAATGAGGTACCTCCTGTGTCGGGCAACGACGCTGAGTTGAGGGAGGCGCTGGTCAATATCATCTTCAATGCCATGGATGCCATGCCCGAGGGGGGAAAGATCACAGTTAAGAGCGAGCAGGAGGATAGCCTGGTGGTTCTTTCGGTTAGCGATACCGGCATGGGCATGCCTGAGGGGGTAAAGGAAAGGATATTCGATCCCTTTTTCACCACCAGGGCTCCCCATGGCACCGGATTGGGGCTCAGTGTGACCTATGG is a genomic window containing:
- a CDS encoding PAS domain S-box protein encodes the protein MKKQTEIKEHLVNELAEMRQRIAELEQAKEERKRGEEELRESEEKLRVIFESMSEGVVITDLKGIIVNVNQALLSMSGLSREELVGQDGLRLLSTKDRDKTIDIGERVLKRETSAEGMLYNVSPTNGRVYDADLSIGVMRDMPGNPTGFVAIVRDVTERMQAEEALRESEVKYRDLVENISDVIYSVDASGVITYISPVIESVLGYTPSELSRNSFADFMYQEDFQSAIEGFMNTLSGNTTTGEFRVVTKSGEIRWVRSSNHPVFEGNRVIGVTGLFIDITERRWAEDTLRESEEKYRTILENIEDSYFEIDITGNLTFFNDSLCTILGYPRDELIGMNNREFMDRETARALYKIFNNVYRTEQPAKAFDWEIIRKDGTKRFVEASISLRFDPNGDPAGFRGITRDITERKRAEQEVERYARRVHALYTVAQAASRSLDMDKLLNQSLKATLDVMNTDVGYIYFSDMQVGTLTLKAHSGLSQDCIGSIGLMKLDDEEIKLAIECHQPVLELEKVFKKTNLDTVIAAMKKDGLQAYVTVPLWSRGTPLGSLVIADRREHRFSPDELDLLSAIGTEIAVGIENALLLQRTKELSLTDELTGLYNRRH
- a CDS encoding MerR family transcriptional regulator; this encodes MPTMINGQTYFRTLEACKLAGISQATFFRWLREGVIEDMAIKDRRGWRLFTPEDIERIKSEASKVSR
- a CDS encoding IS6 family transposase; protein product: MRFTTETIGESLGLFYDGLSLADISRHLVATEGIIVDPATVWRWIIKYSKKSESILNKLEVKSSWRWVIDETMISVAGGKLWLWDVIDSRSRFLLATHITKSRDMRSAVAVLSEAYNRVIGLPKQIVSDGMPAYPDAIERVFGADSEHIRAKGLTAEVNTNIIERFQGTVKERTKVFRGLKTLESAIAISEGFIIHYNFLRPHMTLKGKTPAVYAGIKLPFSTWIGLVEYLGRDI
- a CDS encoding DUF2283 domain-containing protein; this translates as MKPNMLHIESDPVADAVYIQFIDEPVGYTKELDDNRLIDYTLNPGLPIGIDLLAVSEGVKLNDLPEVETVKKILKCLEVKFYTE
- a CDS encoding response regulator; this translates as MSDLMTTKEAAEYLKLNYMTVYKLSQRGRIPASKIGGNWRFRKDLLDDWIGKQAMVVEGNVLVVDDDPAILEVISEVITRKGFKAVCVGSGEKALEELDKQRFDLIFLDLVMPGISGVEALSAIKAKDDKAVVVIVTGHGDDPIALEAMSLGPLFLIRKPFRVSDITEVLNAVVRVRR
- a CDS encoding HAMP domain-containing sensor histidine kinase; the protein is MEDNKVVLSVTDTGAGIPDASKAKIFDPFFATEGNYGMGLSIAYGIITRHGGSIDVESGIG
- a CDS encoding PAS domain S-box protein; this encodes MDSYTRNKSEGIPAKAKRAEGALWGSEELYRTMFETVSASMMLIDKDGRIVDVSTYHVSSIEKGKIAREDLVGENIVTHPTVVDAGLSAEYKRVLEGEPFEQKDVYFPSLMRGTDGYFNVRGVPLFKGDNVIGAIITHEEITERRRVEDTLRESEAKLRVMFESISDGITLTDLEGNIVDQNGAALNMFGFIGKEEIVGQNGLELVAEKDRTRARENNRRIFTEGSGGTIEYTLLTKDGREFEAEYSGALVRDSEGKPVGFIGVARDITRRKLADKALRESEEKLRRFMDSSTDFYTIWDSELNLIDLNEACLKYPLVNLPHGAKKEDFTGKNMLELEPGVKQRGRYDQYLEVIRTGKPFIAEDVIPRPNFGDVYLEVRTFKVGDGLGIVTEDITERKHSEEALRQSERLRALGEMAAGMAHDFNNILAIILGRAQLALQDVEDDKLRKGIQVIEQTAIDAAITVRRLRDFAGAKVGRAFEVVDLNRLVEGALQMVEPRRMEMVETGGVKIEIGADLNEVPPVSGNDAELREALVNIIFNAMDAMPEGGKITVKSEQEDSLVVLSVSDTGMGMPEGVKERIFDPFFTTRAPHGTGLGLSVTYGIITRHGGSIDVESAQGEGTTLYIRLPVAEGVEGKRSPEGKPAVINGAKILLVDDDAEVSDVLGLMLQQLGCKVRVASSGKEALRAFKRGDYGLVIADLGMPDMSGRDVARAVKGARPETPVILITGWGVQVGLKELPEIDGVIEKPFSKDALSAQIAKLLHTGNRAGIG